The proteins below are encoded in one region of Peribacillus muralis:
- a CDS encoding fluoride efflux transporter FluC, with protein MEFLKSVLAVGFGGAAGALLRYCVILATAHSFLPLGTLLINIVGSFLLGTINGYFASKKKSLVFLTLGSGFCGGFTTMSTFSQESVIFLQTSVLYAGVYMGASVSLSLLAGFLGLGLFNERRGEWR; from the coding sequence ATGGAATTCCTAAAAAGCGTTTTAGCAGTTGGTTTTGGCGGGGCAGCAGGCGCTTTGTTGCGTTATTGCGTAATTTTGGCGACCGCCCATTCCTTCCTTCCGTTGGGAACCCTCTTAATAAATATAGTAGGCAGCTTTTTACTCGGAACGATCAATGGTTATTTCGCCTCGAAAAAAAAGTCGCTCGTTTTTTTAACTTTGGGCAGCGGGTTTTGTGGCGGTTTCACGACCATGTCCACATTTTCACAGGAATCGGTTATTTTCCTGCAGACATCGGTGTTGTATGCAGGTGTGTATATGGGGGCCAGCGTTTCTTTAAGCTTGCTTGCCGGTTTTCTCGGACTGGGGCTTTTCAATGAACGAAGAGGTGAATGGAGATGA
- a CDS encoding YkyB family protein — protein MNETKGHSEGEEFSINSLAQAVFIVNKHAKTALEPKSLYHLKRLALSKLMQEGKAKKIGLHFSDNPRFAAQQSDVIVECGSYVFHLPPTKEDLKKLPHLGSRAASIRNPKAALSLSKAKLILQSYVGQAGDKQPNLATEKKAYGRGAVKQPFHNPFPSSFLGKGSKY, from the coding sequence ATGAACGAAACGAAAGGACATTCTGAAGGGGAAGAGTTTTCGATCAACTCCCTTGCCCAAGCCGTGTTTATCGTTAACAAGCATGCGAAGACCGCGTTGGAGCCAAAAAGTCTATATCATTTAAAACGGCTCGCATTAAGTAAACTTATGCAAGAAGGCAAAGCGAAAAAGATTGGCCTGCATTTTTCCGATAACCCCCGCTTTGCAGCGCAGCAATCCGACGTCATTGTCGAATGCGGATCGTATGTTTTTCATTTGCCTCCCACGAAGGAAGATTTGAAAAAACTCCCCCACCTCGGCAGCCGGGCAGCATCCATACGAAACCCTAAAGCCGCTTTGTCCTTATCCAAGGCAAAACTAATCCTGCAATCTTATGTTGGACAAGCAGGTGACAAACAACCTAACCTCGCAACCGAGAAAAAGGCTTACGGCCGGGGAGCGGTCAAGCAGCCTTTTCACAATCCATTCCCATCCTCCTTTTTAGGAAAAGGCTCCAAGTATTAA
- the ptsP gene encoding phosphoenolpyruvate--protein phosphotransferase yields the protein MSTLISGIAASNGIAIAKAYRLTEPDLTIVKRSIEDVQAEISRFKEAIQKSTVELEVIRDKAEKDLGADKAAIFDAHLLVLADPELINPISDKIQSDKVNAEFSLNETASMFITMFEQMDNEYMKERAADIRDVTKRVLSHLLGVHIPNPSLIAEEVIIIAEDLTPSDTAQLNPAYVKGFTTDIGGRTSHSAIMARSLEIPAIVGAKTVTSSIENGDLIIIDGLKGEVHINPTPELVKRYEEEQVAYAKQKAEWAKLVHEQTTTKDGHHVELAANIGTPKDLEGVHQNGGEGIGLYRTEFLYMGRNDFPSEEEQFEAYKAVLEGMAGKPVVVRTLDIGGDKELPYLELPKEMNPFLGYRAIRLCLNEQEIFRTQLRALLRASVHGDLKIMFPMIATLAEFREAKAVMAEVRQELLESGVQVAENIEVGIMVEIPSTAVMADVFAKEVDFFSIGTNDLIQYTMAADRMNERVSYLYQPYNPAILRLVKMVIDAAHKEGKWAGMCGEMAGDEVAIPILIGLGLDEFSMSATSILKARSLISQLSLEDMKKLSQDVLELDTNDNVKEAVINALK from the coding sequence AGAGGTTATCAGGGATAAAGCCGAAAAAGATTTGGGTGCCGATAAAGCAGCCATTTTCGACGCGCACCTGCTCGTATTGGCAGATCCGGAGCTTATAAATCCGATCTCTGATAAAATACAATCGGATAAAGTCAACGCTGAGTTTTCTTTGAACGAGACAGCAAGCATGTTCATTACGATGTTTGAACAAATGGATAATGAATACATGAAGGAACGGGCTGCGGATATCCGCGACGTCACGAAGAGGGTACTATCACATCTTCTTGGTGTCCATATTCCAAATCCGAGCTTGATTGCCGAAGAGGTGATCATCATTGCCGAGGATTTGACCCCTTCGGATACAGCCCAGCTAAATCCAGCTTACGTGAAAGGGTTTACGACTGATATTGGCGGTCGTACATCCCATTCAGCCATTATGGCTCGTTCATTGGAGATTCCTGCTATCGTTGGCGCAAAAACAGTAACATCTTCCATTGAAAATGGAGATTTAATCATCATAGACGGCTTAAAGGGTGAAGTTCATATCAATCCTACTCCTGAATTGGTGAAAAGATACGAAGAGGAACAAGTTGCCTATGCAAAGCAAAAGGCTGAGTGGGCTAAGCTTGTTCATGAACAAACAACTACAAAAGATGGCCATCATGTTGAATTGGCTGCCAACATCGGGACGCCGAAAGATTTGGAAGGCGTCCATCAAAATGGCGGTGAAGGTATCGGATTATACCGTACCGAGTTCCTTTATATGGGCAGAAATGACTTTCCTAGTGAAGAAGAACAATTCGAGGCATACAAAGCGGTGCTCGAAGGAATGGCAGGAAAACCTGTGGTCGTCCGCACACTTGATATTGGTGGAGACAAGGAACTTCCTTACTTGGAGCTTCCTAAGGAAATGAATCCTTTCCTTGGATACCGTGCGATTCGTCTTTGTCTAAATGAACAGGAGATATTCAGGACCCAGCTCCGTGCCCTTCTTCGTGCAAGCGTTCATGGAGATTTGAAAATCATGTTCCCGATGATAGCCACATTGGCTGAATTCCGCGAAGCGAAGGCCGTTATGGCTGAAGTGAGACAGGAATTGCTTGAAAGTGGTGTTCAAGTTGCTGAAAACATCGAAGTCGGCATTATGGTTGAGATTCCTTCAACTGCCGTCATGGCAGATGTTTTTGCCAAGGAGGTCGATTTCTTCAGCATCGGCACCAACGACTTGATCCAATATACGATGGCTGCCGATAGAATGAATGAGAGAGTATCTTATTTATATCAGCCATATAACCCAGCGATTTTACGTCTCGTAAAAATGGTCATCGACGCAGCTCATAAAGAAGGAAAATGGGCAGGAATGTGCGGAGAGATGGCTGGAGATGAAGTGGCCATCCCGATCCTGATCGGTCTTGGACTTGATGAATTTTCAATGAGTGCCACTTCGATTCTAAAAGCACGTTCGTTGATCAGCCAACTTTCGCTTGAAGATATGAAAAAACTATCTCAAGACGTTTTGGAGCTTGATACGAATGATAATGTGAAAGAAGCGGTTATCAATGCTTTGAAATGA
- a CDS encoding aminotransferase A gives MEHLVNPLVKDVQISGIRKFYNMVADIEGTISLTIGQPDFPTPMHIKEAAKQAIDQDHTVYTHNAGYLELREAASEYVWDKYKLSYDPANEVIVTSGASEGIDITFRTILTPGNEVILPGPVYPGYEPIIKMCGATPVYADTTQNGFRLTADIIEKYITDQTRCIVLPYPSNPTGVTLSADELQDIAELVRGKDIFILADEIYSELVFDQEHVSIATFLKEQTIVLNGLSKSHSMTGWRIGLLFAPLAISKHILKVHQYNVTCAASISQKAALAALTAGKEDAIPMKEEYARRREYVYSRLQSMKLDIVKPDGAFYFFIKLPEGYPSSLEFCLSLVKQEKVAVVPGDAFSPLGEGYFRLSYAYSMDTLEKALDRIETFLA, from the coding sequence ATGGAACACTTAGTTAACCCTTTAGTAAAAGACGTTCAGATATCAGGAATCCGCAAGTTCTACAACATGGTCGCTGATATCGAAGGCACCATATCTTTAACGATAGGTCAGCCTGATTTCCCCACTCCAATGCATATTAAAGAAGCGGCAAAACAAGCCATCGATCAGGATCATACGGTTTACACCCACAATGCCGGTTATTTGGAATTACGGGAAGCTGCATCTGAATATGTATGGGATAAATACAAGCTATCCTACGATCCGGCGAATGAAGTCATCGTCACTTCAGGTGCCAGCGAAGGCATTGACATTACATTTCGGACGATCCTGACTCCTGGAAATGAAGTAATCCTGCCAGGACCGGTATACCCAGGATATGAACCTATCATCAAAATGTGCGGCGCAACACCGGTCTATGCCGATACAACCCAAAATGGATTTCGCCTCACTGCGGATATCATTGAAAAGTACATAACTGATCAGACCCGCTGCATCGTATTGCCCTATCCATCGAACCCGACTGGAGTCACTTTGTCTGCCGATGAGCTGCAAGACATTGCCGAACTTGTACGGGGCAAGGATATATTCATATTAGCCGATGAGATATACAGTGAACTCGTATTTGATCAGGAGCATGTATCGATCGCCACATTCCTCAAGGAACAAACCATCGTCTTGAATGGCCTGTCCAAGTCCCATTCCATGACCGGTTGGAGGATCGGGCTTCTGTTTGCCCCTCTGGCCATCTCTAAGCATATCTTGAAGGTCCATCAATATAATGTGACCTGCGCCGCTTCCATATCGCAGAAGGCGGCATTGGCGGCCTTGACAGCAGGCAAGGAGGATGCCATTCCGATGAAGGAAGAATATGCGAGGAGAAGGGAATACGTATACAGCCGATTGCAATCGATGAAGTTGGATATAGTGAAACCGGATGGGGCCTTTTACTTTTTCATTAAACTTCCTGAAGGGTACCCCTCTTCCCTTGAGTTTTGCCTCAGTCTTGTCAAACAGGAAAAGGTGGCTGTAGTCCCTGGAGATGCCTTCTCTCCACTCGGTGAAGGGTATTTTAGGTTATCTTATGCGTATTCCATGGATACACTGGAGAAGGCTTTGGACCGTATAGAAACTTTTTTAGCTTAA
- a CDS encoding metallophosphoesterase — protein MNKPISRRTFLKKSFGTLAAITGFGIGGNYYAHNLEPKWLETKYKVISHPLLPRGFDGMRMIQFSDTHLGFQFQLKDLQSVVNKINQLNPDVIFFTGDLMDHPNEYKAQKEIPSVLNQLKAPLGKFSIYGNHDHGGYGSTIYSNIMKQSHFTMLQNTSAKLSLLSGEEIFIAGVDDAMLGKPDFEKALAGIPGEVFTIMLSHAPDLADTSRTYNIQYQISGHSHGGQVQIPFAGALVTPPFAEKYREGTYELDSLTLHVNRGLGTTRLPYRFLSRPEITVYEFKVEKG, from the coding sequence TTGAATAAACCCATATCCAGAAGAACTTTTTTAAAAAAGAGCTTTGGTACACTGGCTGCCATAACCGGTTTTGGCATCGGCGGAAACTATTATGCTCATAATTTGGAGCCAAAATGGTTAGAAACCAAGTATAAGGTCATCAGCCACCCTCTGCTCCCAAGAGGATTTGATGGCATGAGGATGATTCAATTCAGTGATACGCATTTAGGCTTCCAATTTCAGCTTAAGGATCTACAATCAGTTGTCAATAAGATCAATCAACTGAACCCTGATGTTATTTTCTTCACCGGAGATTTAATGGACCACCCTAATGAATACAAGGCGCAGAAGGAAATACCCTCTGTGTTGAATCAACTCAAAGCTCCGCTTGGAAAATTCAGCATCTACGGTAACCATGATCATGGCGGATACGGCTCAACGATTTACAGCAATATCATGAAACAATCCCATTTTACCATGCTGCAAAATACTTCCGCCAAACTTTCCTTATTGTCGGGTGAAGAAATTTTCATAGCCGGGGTCGATGATGCCATGCTGGGGAAACCGGATTTTGAAAAAGCCCTTGCAGGGATTCCAGGTGAAGTTTTCACGATCATGCTCTCGCACGCCCCTGATTTGGCCGATACATCACGTACCTACAACATCCAATATCAAATAAGCGGCCACAGTCATGGAGGTCAAGTCCAGATTCCATTCGCCGGGGCGCTTGTCACTCCTCCGTTCGCTGAAAAGTATCGGGAAGGCACATATGAACTCGATTCATTGACGTTACATGTCAACAGAGGGCTTGGTACCACCCGGCTACCCTACCGTTTCCTTTCGCGACCTGAAATTACGGTTTACGAGTTCAAGGTCGAAAAGGGATAG
- a CDS encoding SDR family oxidoreductase — MDLKLERKNALILASSQGLGKAIAAELVKEGANVMLASRDEQKLAAVQKELSPLGAGKVGYVVADITNAEAIKSLVSQTALEFGGIDILINNAGGPPGGSFTDFNDEDWQQSFELNLLSFIRTIRESLPHLKKQGGKIVNIASSSIKEPIPGLILSNTFRTAIVGLSKTLASELAPDKILINTVGPGRIATDRIQHLDKMNADKLGVTQEKITEQSIGKIPLGRYGEPEEFAKFVTFLVSGANTYLTGQSYLVDGGLVKSI; from the coding sequence ATGGATTTAAAATTGGAACGGAAAAATGCGTTGATTTTAGCATCAAGTCAAGGATTGGGAAAAGCGATAGCTGCAGAGCTGGTTAAAGAAGGAGCAAATGTCATGCTTGCCAGCCGTGATGAACAAAAGCTCGCCGCCGTTCAAAAGGAATTATCTCCGCTTGGTGCCGGAAAGGTAGGATATGTGGTTGCGGATATAACGAATGCCGAAGCTATCAAAAGCTTGGTAAGCCAAACTGCACTTGAATTTGGGGGAATCGACATCCTGATCAATAATGCTGGAGGTCCTCCAGGGGGGAGCTTTACCGATTTCAATGATGAAGATTGGCAGCAGTCTTTCGAACTTAATCTACTAAGCTTCATCAGGACGATCCGCGAGAGTTTGCCACATCTAAAAAAACAGGGCGGTAAAATCGTTAATATCGCTTCTTCATCCATAAAGGAGCCAATTCCAGGATTGATATTATCGAATACATTCAGGACTGCAATTGTTGGATTGTCCAAGACGTTGGCATCGGAGTTGGCGCCAGACAAGATCTTGATCAATACAGTTGGTCCTGGCAGGATCGCGACGGACCGCATTCAGCACCTTGACAAAATGAATGCAGACAAACTAGGAGTCACCCAAGAGAAGATTACAGAACAATCCATTGGTAAAATCCCACTTGGACGTTATGGGGAACCCGAGGAATTCGCGAAGTTCGTTACATTCCTTGTTTCCGGTGCGAATACATATTTAACGGGCCAGTCTTATTTAGTTGATGGGGGATTGGTGAAATCCATTTAA
- a CDS encoding NAD(P)-dependent oxidoreductase, protein MEQNDLEEFAVTQSKEAIGFIGLGVMGRSMARNLLQAGYEVHVYTRTKEKAAELLSEGAKWAAAPKEIARKANVIISMVGYPHDVEEIYLGENGLIENGVEGTYLIDMTTSTPSLAMKIAQEAEIKGMAALDAPVSGGDIGARDAKLTIMVGGELDAFEALKPIFDSLGSNVVHQGPAGSGQHTKMCNQIAIASNMIGVTEAISYAKKAGLDPDKVLQSISSGSAGSWSLSNLVPRMVKGDFEPGFYIKHFIKDMKIALDEAERMGMDAPGLSLSKSLYEELAEAGEENSGTQALYKHYN, encoded by the coding sequence ATGGAGCAAAATGATTTGGAGGAATTTGCAGTGACGCAATCGAAAGAAGCAATCGGATTCATCGGTTTAGGAGTAATGGGAAGAAGCATGGCGCGAAATCTGCTTCAAGCTGGATACGAGGTTCATGTGTATACAAGGACGAAAGAAAAGGCGGCAGAGTTGCTCTCTGAGGGAGCCAAATGGGCAGCAGCACCTAAGGAAATAGCACGGAAGGCTAATGTGATCATTTCCATGGTAGGATACCCTCATGATGTGGAAGAAATTTATCTCGGGGAAAACGGGCTTATCGAGAATGGGGTGGAAGGTACCTATCTAATCGATATGACTACCTCTACACCTTCTTTGGCCATGAAAATTGCACAGGAAGCCGAGATAAAAGGCATGGCGGCATTGGATGCACCCGTTTCCGGCGGCGATATCGGTGCACGTGATGCGAAGCTAACCATCATGGTCGGCGGGGAGCTTGACGCGTTCGAAGCATTAAAGCCCATTTTTGATAGTTTAGGCAGCAATGTTGTCCATCAAGGTCCTGCTGGATCTGGACAGCATACGAAAATGTGCAATCAAATTGCCATTGCTTCCAATATGATCGGAGTTACTGAAGCGATATCTTATGCGAAGAAGGCTGGCTTGGACCCAGACAAGGTCCTGCAAAGCATTTCCTCAGGCTCTGCCGGGAGCTGGTCGCTATCCAATTTGGTGCCACGTATGGTCAAAGGGGATTTTGAACCAGGCTTTTATATCAAGCATTTTATAAAAGATATGAAGATTGCCCTGGATGAAGCGGAAAGGATGGGAATGGACGCACCGGGATTAAGCTTAAGTAAATCCCTCTATGAAGAGCTTGCGGAAGCTGGCGAGGAGAATAGCGGTACGCAAGCATTATATAAACACTATAATTAA
- the crcB gene encoding fluoride efflux transporter CrcB — protein sequence MNHVLSVFIGGFFGSATRYVLQMIFNRLLPSGSIPFSILLINLVGSFGLGIAFPQKEAWDSSVQVFLTIGFLGAFTTFSTFSMETIELIRKYRYIDSLIYITVSILGCIGAFLSGYLIYV from the coding sequence ATGAATCACGTTCTTTCAGTTTTTATCGGAGGTTTCTTTGGGTCAGCCACAAGATATGTTCTGCAGATGATTTTTAATAGGCTATTACCTTCCGGTTCGATACCCTTTAGTATTTTACTGATTAATCTGGTAGGTTCTTTCGGTTTAGGAATTGCATTCCCTCAGAAAGAAGCTTGGGATTCCTCCGTTCAAGTTTTCCTGACAATAGGTTTCCTGGGGGCGTTCACGACCTTTTCCACATTCAGTATGGAAACGATCGAACTCATAAGAAAATACCGTTATATAGATAGCCTCATCTATATAACGGTATCGATTTTAGGCTGTATCGGCGCCTTCTTAAGTGGATATTTGATATATGTATAA
- a CDS encoding SLC13 family permease, with the protein MTEPLFITLIILLCAIALFIQGKFRADLIALSALSVLGLLGILTLDELIAGFANQVVIMLAGLFIVGAGLLNTGIVEKAGNRLLGLCGGSEWKSLLIVMLTAGVLSAFLSGAGIVSILLPLVMSMALQQKTSPTRYLLPLAYASSIGGLLTLTGTPSNMIIADVLQENGLGTLSYFDFTPIGLIAFAAGLFFMLTLGRLLLPEKTIAANNSVKGLSAGELAGMYKVYDRLHYLHIPPTSDIVGERLSDLQLPIQYELTLIEIQRKPKDKQLPLLQRQLTISARADEVLHPDDIILVFGEEEAVERLALNYELEFKHFNTEQIKKHFLSSRFGLTEILIVPNSDYENQTLIDVHFREKYQCNVLAINRNGEYIQADVGTERLKPGDAILIHGEWENIERISTDLQDVIVIGSTSEDGAHVYSKVKAWISLGITALMVFLLSLESIPPVLAILTAALLMVITGCVRSMEDAYQKINWEPILLIAAMFGIAEALNNTGGVRMISDWLAVLFSNIGPHGILAVFYLLTLILSQFIPYGAAVVIMTPIALTSSVNQGIDPIPVFICLAVAGSLALSTPRVATTNALVMTAGDYKYKDFIMIGISIQIFIGVIMVITIPWIFPF; encoded by the coding sequence ATGACCGAACCATTGTTTATAACACTGATTATACTTCTATGCGCAATTGCGCTTTTTATACAAGGGAAATTTCGCGCGGATTTAATTGCGCTTAGTGCACTTTCCGTACTCGGTCTCCTGGGGATACTTACGTTGGATGAGCTTATCGCAGGTTTTGCCAATCAAGTGGTGATCATGCTGGCTGGGCTATTTATCGTCGGTGCAGGCCTCTTGAATACAGGTATTGTCGAAAAGGCAGGAAATAGGCTATTGGGTCTATGCGGGGGAAGTGAGTGGAAATCCCTGCTTATCGTCATGCTGACGGCAGGGGTATTAAGTGCGTTTTTAAGTGGAGCGGGCATTGTATCCATTTTGCTGCCGCTCGTTATGAGCATGGCTTTACAACAAAAAACAAGCCCGACAAGATATTTATTGCCTCTTGCCTATGCAAGCAGTATTGGCGGGCTATTGACACTTACTGGTACACCGTCCAATATGATCATTGCTGATGTCCTGCAGGAAAACGGATTGGGGACATTGTCATATTTTGACTTTACACCGATTGGCTTAATTGCATTTGCAGCCGGCTTATTCTTCATGCTGACACTGGGGCGTCTGCTGCTGCCGGAAAAAACGATTGCGGCCAATAATAGTGTCAAGGGATTGTCGGCAGGCGAACTTGCCGGTATGTACAAGGTGTATGACAGATTGCACTATCTGCATATACCCCCGACATCGGATATTGTTGGAGAAAGGCTGTCAGACTTACAGCTTCCGATTCAATATGAATTGACACTAATTGAAATTCAGCGGAAGCCGAAGGATAAGCAATTGCCGCTTTTGCAAAGGCAGCTTACCATTTCGGCCAGGGCGGATGAGGTGCTTCACCCTGACGATATCATATTGGTGTTCGGCGAAGAAGAAGCTGTTGAGAGATTGGCGCTAAACTATGAACTGGAATTCAAACATTTCAATACGGAACAAATAAAAAAACATTTCCTCAGCAGCAGATTTGGTTTGACGGAAATATTGATTGTACCTAATTCCGATTATGAAAATCAAACATTGATCGATGTCCATTTCCGTGAGAAATATCAATGTAATGTGCTGGCAATCAATCGGAATGGTGAATATATTCAAGCGGATGTCGGTACGGAACGTCTGAAACCGGGTGATGCCATCCTGATACATGGTGAATGGGAGAACATTGAGAGGATTTCGACGGATTTGCAGGACGTCATCGTTATCGGGAGTACTTCGGAGGATGGCGCGCATGTCTACTCCAAAGTCAAAGCTTGGATTTCCTTAGGTATCACGGCATTGATGGTTTTTCTTTTGTCGTTGGAGTCGATACCACCTGTGCTTGCAATATTGACGGCAGCCTTGCTGATGGTCATTACTGGCTGTGTGCGATCGATGGAAGATGCTTACCAAAAGATTAACTGGGAGCCTATACTTTTGATTGCTGCGATGTTCGGTATAGCGGAGGCGTTGAATAATACGGGTGGGGTGAGAATGATTAGTGATTGGCTGGCCGTGTTATTCAGCAATATCGGTCCACATGGCATTCTGGCAGTGTTTTACCTCTTGACGTTGATCCTGAGTCAATTCATCCCATATGGGGCGGCTGTCGTAATCATGACACCCATTGCGCTAACATCATCCGTCAATCAAGGGATCGACCCGATTCCTGTTTTCATATGCCTAGCTGTTGCCGGGAGTTTGGCATTATCCACACCGAGGGTGGCTACTACCAATGCACTGGTCATGACGGCAGGGGATTACAAATATAAGGATTTTATCATGATTGGAATTTCGATACAGATATTCATCGGTGTCATAATGGTTATCACGATTCCATGGATTTTCCCTTTTTGA
- the corA gene encoding magnesium/cobalt transporter CorA: MIRTCAITSNHEVNFNLKLTELNDPDIQWYWVDFSNPTNKEIELLSKHFHFHPLAIEDCLDDFNQRPKMDFYENYQFLVIHALKQKVFTAVELDMFVGEKWIVTFHKEDMPELEKVWGEIPANKMLKQGPFFLMHRIIDRIVDEFFPPVYKMESDLGVIEDNTDNETINDLMDQLFDLRTDMSRLRRTILPMRDLLYRMISSERLNYLKDQHLYFNDVYDHLLKLTEMLESYRDFSSDIRDSYLSVNSNNMNSTMMTLTVITTIFMPLTFIVGVYGMNFENMPELAWHYGYFLILGLMGGIALMMFLYFVKKGWLNPRKKSRKN, translated from the coding sequence ATGATAAGAACTTGCGCAATAACGTCCAATCATGAAGTGAATTTTAATTTAAAGCTAACCGAATTGAATGATCCGGATATACAGTGGTATTGGGTGGATTTTTCCAATCCGACAAATAAGGAAATCGAGCTATTATCCAAGCATTTTCACTTTCATCCGCTGGCAATAGAAGACTGCCTAGATGACTTTAATCAACGTCCCAAGATGGATTTTTATGAAAACTATCAATTTCTTGTGATACATGCTCTGAAGCAAAAGGTATTCACGGCAGTTGAGTTGGACATGTTCGTCGGGGAAAAATGGATTGTCACTTTTCATAAGGAAGATATGCCAGAACTGGAAAAAGTATGGGGAGAAATACCGGCAAATAAAATGCTGAAGCAAGGACCATTTTTCTTGATGCACAGAATAATCGACAGGATCGTCGATGAGTTTTTCCCTCCCGTTTATAAAATGGAAAGCGATTTAGGGGTCATCGAGGACAATACGGACAATGAAACAATAAATGATTTGATGGATCAGCTATTCGATTTGCGCACGGATATGTCAAGGCTGCGGCGGACGATTTTACCGATGCGTGATTTATTGTACAGGATGATTTCTTCGGAGCGTTTGAATTATTTAAAAGATCAGCACCTATATTTCAATGACGTATATGATCATCTTTTGAAATTAACCGAGATGCTTGAATCTTATCGGGATTTCTCCTCCGATATCAGGGATAGTTACTTATCGGTCAACTCCAATAATATGAACTCGACAATGATGACCTTGACTGTCATCACGACGATATTCATGCCGCTGACCTTCATAGTTGGTGTATATGGAATGAATTTTGAAAACATGCCCGAATTGGCCTGGCATTATGGCTATTTCCTAATCCTTGGATTGATGGGCGGAATTGCCTTGATGATGTTTTTATACTTCGTTAAAAAAGGTTGGCTGAACCCAAGGAAAAAATCACGAAAGAACTAA
- a CDS encoding chemotaxis protein, translated as MEANKGILLESGTNELEIVEFGIGKNKFGINVIKVKEIINPVPITVVPHSHANVEGIIELRGEVLPVVNVADALGFPPSATPEQDKFIVAEFNQQKVVFHVHTVTQIHRISWSQIEKPSDMYQGLESQIIGVIKLNSEMLLLLDFEKIVVEINPESGINIQQVKKLGSRQNSDKRILIAEDSPLLRKLLFDTLSEAGFKYLEFYENGLDAIGYLESLVESGKAVTEEVQVVITDIEMPQMDGHHLTRRIKENSELSVLPVIIFSSLITDSLRHKGQMVGADAQISKPEIAELVKLIDRFVL; from the coding sequence ATGGAAGCAAATAAAGGAATATTACTGGAAAGCGGTACGAATGAGCTGGAGATAGTGGAATTCGGCATCGGTAAGAATAAATTCGGCATTAACGTAATCAAGGTGAAGGAAATCATTAATCCTGTACCTATCACGGTCGTTCCCCATTCCCATGCAAATGTTGAGGGGATCATTGAACTTCGGGGAGAGGTGCTTCCAGTAGTGAATGTTGCTGATGCGCTAGGTTTCCCGCCTTCTGCAACTCCTGAACAGGACAAGTTCATTGTCGCGGAATTCAATCAGCAAAAAGTGGTCTTCCATGTACATACCGTGACACAGATACATCGTATTTCCTGGTCGCAAATCGAGAAGCCATCGGATATGTATCAAGGCCTTGAAAGCCAGATCATCGGAGTCATAAAGCTAAATAGTGAAATGCTGTTGTTACTGGATTTTGAAAAAATAGTGGTCGAAATCAATCCGGAATCAGGGATCAACATCCAACAGGTCAAGAAACTGGGTTCCCGACAAAATTCAGACAAGAGAATCCTGATTGCAGAAGATTCTCCATTACTAAGGAAGCTATTGTTTGATACATTGTCAGAAGCAGGTTTCAAGTACTTGGAGTTTTATGAAAATGGGCTTGATGCAATTGGTTATTTAGAGAGTTTGGTTGAATCGGGAAAAGCAGTGACGGAAGAAGTGCAAGTGGTGATAACCGATATTGAGATGCCCCAGATGGATGGCCATCACTTGACTAGGAGAATAAAGGAAAACAGTGAACTCTCCGTATTGCCGGTGATCATTTTTTCTTCGTTGATTACGGATAGCCTGCGTCATAAAGGGCAAATGGTTGGAGCGGATGCTCAAATCAGCAAACCAGAAATAGCGGAGCTTGTAAAATTAATAGACAGATTCGTTTTATAA